The Neorhodopirellula lusitana genome contains a region encoding:
- a CDS encoding AraC family transcriptional regulator: MKQKSRPRIALIVEGSRAYGRELLRGIALYARTQVDWSLLAQEMTLDSDIPDWLSSSRLSGVIARLDSRTVAPLRQLNVPIVDVRCSRKFEGIPQVATDNRRVAEMAFEHLQERGYRRFAFCGFRFAEYSEERLTYFREFVRDAGHQLSVYETPGKPSDTLTAIEQSGMADFGPMSQWLASLERPTGLFVCNDIRGQQVLNACRKEEIAVPDDLGIIGVDDDDALCLLCDPTLSSVRPNAELVGYRAAEVLNQMLQGLRPEVEVDSIPPKFVAERMSTQVVAVEDEELARVCRFIRLHACEGINVNDVCEFTSLSRRQLERRFREVLGRTPHEQITAMQVDRVKQLLRETDMTLERISPKAGYHHKERLSAVFKRETGEPPGEYRRRSRAASN, encoded by the coding sequence ATGAAGCAGAAATCACGACCGCGAATCGCATTGATTGTCGAAGGGTCTCGCGCCTACGGACGAGAGTTGCTGCGAGGGATCGCACTCTACGCTCGAACGCAGGTGGACTGGTCGTTGCTGGCACAAGAGATGACGCTGGATTCGGACATCCCGGATTGGCTGAGTAGTTCCCGGTTGAGTGGCGTGATTGCTCGCCTGGATTCGCGGACGGTCGCCCCCCTGCGTCAATTAAATGTCCCGATTGTGGACGTTCGGTGCAGTCGCAAGTTTGAGGGGATACCACAGGTCGCCACGGACAATCGACGGGTGGCGGAGATGGCGTTTGAGCATCTTCAAGAACGAGGCTATCGGCGATTTGCGTTTTGTGGGTTTCGCTTTGCGGAGTATTCGGAGGAGCGGCTGACCTATTTTCGTGAGTTTGTCCGTGACGCCGGCCACCAGCTTTCTGTCTACGAAACCCCCGGCAAGCCAAGTGACACGCTGACCGCAATTGAGCAATCCGGCATGGCTGATTTCGGCCCCATGTCCCAGTGGCTCGCTTCGCTGGAGCGTCCGACCGGCTTGTTCGTTTGCAACGACATCCGTGGTCAACAGGTTTTGAATGCCTGTCGCAAAGAGGAAATTGCGGTGCCGGATGATCTCGGCATCATTGGCGTCGATGACGACGATGCGTTGTGCTTGCTTTGTGATCCCACGCTATCCAGCGTCCGGCCTAATGCGGAGTTGGTTGGGTATCGAGCCGCCGAAGTTCTCAATCAAATGCTGCAAGGTTTGCGTCCTGAAGTAGAGGTTGATTCCATCCCGCCCAAGTTTGTCGCCGAGCGGATGTCGACTCAGGTGGTTGCGGTGGAAGACGAAGAATTGGCACGCGTGTGTCGGTTCATACGTCTGCATGCGTGTGAGGGGATCAACGTGAACGATGTGTGTGAGTTCACGTCCTTGTCACGTCGTCAGCTGGAACGCCGCTTCCGAGAAGTCTTGGGTCGCACGCCGCACGAACAGATCACGGCAATGCAAGTTGATCGGGTCAAGCAATTGCTGCGTGAGACTGACATGACGCTGGAACGCATTTCACCTAAGGCGGGGTACCATCACAAAGAGCGGCTTAGTGCTGTGTTCAAGCGTGAGACCGGCGAGCCGCCGGGAGAGTATCGGCGCAGGAGTAGAGCCGCGTCGAATTAA
- a CDS encoding LysR family transcriptional regulator, with amino-acid sequence MDMEQLANFQCLADLKNFTHAAERLNISQPALSRSIQRLEEELGQPLFDRKPRVVELTDAGLLFQSRSQQILMIVEDTKAEISDDGQSGRIRIGAIPTIAPFFLPDLLRQFSDAFPDASLIVQEDTTDHLMKRCKQGELDVAILALPVSSRYVEVEELFDEELVLVMPLQHPLSKKKQIRIADIEQYPFVLLGEAHCLTDNITSFCRQRSIQPVAVERTSQLMMVQELVTLGHGVSMIPEMAKKLDRSSRRTYRSISGTKPKRTIAAVWNPYRFQSRLLREFGQHLRDYAESFGK; translated from the coding sequence ATGGACATGGAACAGCTTGCCAACTTCCAATGCTTGGCCGATTTGAAGAACTTCACTCATGCGGCGGAACGGTTGAACATTTCCCAGCCCGCACTAAGTCGCTCAATTCAGCGGCTAGAAGAGGAACTCGGTCAGCCGTTATTCGATCGGAAGCCAAGGGTGGTCGAGTTGACCGATGCGGGGCTGCTATTTCAAAGTCGTTCGCAACAGATTTTGATGATTGTGGAGGACACGAAGGCCGAAATCTCCGACGATGGGCAAAGCGGTCGAATTCGAATCGGTGCAATTCCCACGATCGCCCCGTTCTTTCTGCCCGATCTGTTGCGACAATTCTCCGATGCGTTTCCGGATGCCAGCCTGATTGTTCAGGAAGACACGACCGATCATTTGATGAAACGATGCAAGCAGGGCGAACTGGATGTTGCGATTTTGGCTCTGCCGGTTTCGTCACGGTATGTCGAGGTGGAAGAGTTGTTTGACGAAGAGCTCGTGTTGGTCATGCCGTTGCAACACCCGCTGTCAAAGAAGAAGCAAATTCGCATTGCGGACATCGAGCAGTATCCCTTTGTGTTGCTAGGCGAGGCACATTGCTTGACCGACAACATTACCTCGTTTTGTCGCCAGCGTTCGATCCAGCCCGTGGCGGTGGAACGCACTAGCCAATTAATGATGGTTCAAGAATTGGTGACGTTGGGCCATGGTGTGTCCATGATTCCTGAAATGGCCAAGAAGTTGGACCGCAGCAGTCGCCGGACCTATCGATCCATCTCGGGCACGAAGCCTAAGCGTACCATCGCAGCGGTTTGGAATCCGTATCGATTTCAAAGCCGCTTGCTGCGTGAATTCGGCCAGCACTTAAGAGACTACGCCGAATCGTTTGGGAAATGA
- a CDS encoding sialate O-acetylesterase, translated as MQTFSSPTVTGNLIPTVPPTWVVTFALFLFAGFTQASEKPLQVFVLVGQSNMQGHADVRTFPHMAADPTTEPVLRQMISLEGEPVVCENVWISSLSNTGEKTGRLTTGFGASESKIGPELMFGIRMQQHLDQPILIIKTAWGGKSLNTDFRPPSAGSYEFSKSQLDRLAKKGKDIQEVKALKVAATGVYYAKTVEHVRDVLNDIQRVYPGYDADQGYELAGLVWFQGWNDMVDLGTYPNREATDGYRQYSELLALLISDLRRDLAAPRLPVVVGVMGVGGPTERYLPSQRRIKTFHQNFRDAMAAVAGQPAFQGNVVNVFTEECWDSELSGLRIRESEVTKNANQEAKQKQLDRNALRALKDEMLSAEFTNEELNTLRTGVSNAEYHYLGSAKIMASIGKAFADAMPENSSN; from the coding sequence ATGCAAACTTTCAGCTCGCCCACTGTCACAGGAAACCTGATTCCGACAGTTCCCCCAACTTGGGTTGTGACCTTTGCGTTGTTCCTGTTCGCTGGTTTCACGCAAGCATCAGAAAAGCCATTGCAGGTTTTCGTTCTGGTCGGGCAATCCAACATGCAAGGGCATGCTGACGTTCGCACGTTTCCACACATGGCTGCGGATCCAACCACGGAGCCTGTACTTCGTCAGATGATCAGCCTTGAAGGTGAACCGGTGGTTTGTGAGAACGTCTGGATATCGTCGCTGTCTAACACCGGTGAGAAAACGGGCAGGCTGACGACGGGGTTTGGTGCAAGTGAAAGCAAGATCGGTCCCGAGTTGATGTTCGGGATCAGGATGCAACAACACCTTGACCAGCCGATCCTGATCATCAAGACGGCCTGGGGAGGAAAGAGTTTGAATACCGATTTCCGACCACCGAGCGCCGGTAGCTACGAGTTCTCCAAATCGCAGTTGGACCGCCTAGCTAAAAAAGGCAAGGACATCCAGGAAGTTAAAGCGTTGAAGGTTGCGGCGACAGGTGTGTACTACGCCAAGACGGTCGAGCATGTCAGGGACGTTCTGAATGACATTCAACGGGTTTACCCTGGCTACGACGCGGACCAAGGCTACGAACTGGCTGGCTTGGTCTGGTTTCAAGGCTGGAACGACATGGTTGATCTGGGGACCTATCCCAATCGCGAAGCCACCGATGGGTATCGCCAGTACTCCGAACTGCTGGCTTTGCTGATCTCCGATCTTCGTCGCGATCTGGCGGCACCTCGACTTCCCGTCGTTGTGGGGGTCATGGGCGTGGGCGGGCCGACGGAACGATATCTTCCAAGCCAACGCCGAATCAAAACGTTTCACCAGAACTTTCGCGATGCAATGGCCGCCGTGGCGGGACAACCGGCGTTCCAAGGAAACGTCGTGAACGTCTTCACCGAAGAATGTTGGGACAGTGAACTGTCGGGGCTTCGCATCCGCGAGTCGGAGGTGACGAAAAATGCGAATCAGGAAGCAAAGCAAAAGCAACTCGACCGCAACGCGCTCCGTGCTTTGAAAGACGAAATGCTGTCAGCTGAATTCACCAACGAGGAATTGAACACGTTACGAACCGGGGTCTCCAACGCCGAGTATCACTACCTGGGTTCCGCCAAAATCATGGCAAGTATCGGGAAAGCATTTGCCGATGCCATGCCTGAAAACTCATCCAACTAG
- the cydB gene encoding cytochrome d ubiquinol oxidase subunit II, with amino-acid sequence MSYETLTLIWFVLLGVLLCGYTILDGFDLGVGILHPFIAKDDQERRLVMNSIGPLWDGNEVWLVTFGGALFAAFPVAYATVFSSFYAAFHLLLLCLIGRAVSLEFRSKVHSASWRKFWDTGFFLSSVTAALLLGVAGGNVMAGMELGPKYMYQGNLLGQVYWYPIMVGCLTVSLFALHGAIYLYLKTEDELQARARRFITPLFYVFASTYVVVSIATWWHVPHATENIARYPVLWIVPILNALAVLNIPRAMHLGKPGYAFFSSSMVILALASLFSVAIFPNFMLSTIDPAYSVTLDNARSSAGTLQIMLYIAGLGMPCVLSYTLIIYWIFRGKVKLDPHSY; translated from the coding sequence ATGAGCTACGAAACACTCACCTTAATTTGGTTCGTGCTGCTGGGCGTCTTGCTTTGCGGGTACACGATCCTAGATGGATTCGACTTAGGCGTTGGTATCCTGCACCCGTTCATCGCCAAAGACGATCAAGAACGTCGCCTGGTCATGAATTCCATTGGCCCGTTATGGGATGGAAACGAGGTTTGGTTAGTCACCTTCGGCGGTGCGTTGTTCGCTGCCTTCCCGGTGGCCTATGCGACTGTATTCAGCAGCTTCTATGCAGCGTTTCACCTGCTGTTGCTGTGCTTGATTGGCCGCGCCGTCAGTCTGGAATTCCGTTCCAAGGTTCACTCCGCATCGTGGCGAAAGTTTTGGGACACGGGCTTCTTCCTGTCCTCGGTGACTGCCGCTTTGTTGCTGGGCGTGGCCGGCGGCAACGTGATGGCCGGCATGGAACTGGGGCCAAAGTACATGTACCAAGGCAATTTGCTTGGCCAGGTTTATTGGTACCCGATCATGGTGGGCTGCTTAACGGTCTCGCTATTTGCGCTGCATGGAGCGATCTATCTGTACCTCAAAACGGAAGACGAATTGCAGGCCCGCGCCCGCCGATTCATCACGCCGTTGTTTTACGTTTTCGCCAGCACCTACGTCGTGGTCAGCATCGCAACCTGGTGGCACGTTCCTCACGCGACCGAGAACATTGCACGTTATCCCGTGCTTTGGATTGTGCCGATCCTGAACGCGTTGGCGGTCCTGAACATTCCCCGTGCCATGCATCTTGGCAAGCCAGGCTACGCCTTCTTTTCTTCGTCCATGGTGATCCTGGCACTCGCGTCCCTGTTCAGCGTCGCGATTTTCCCGAACTTCATGCTGTCCACCATTGACCCGGCGTACAGCGTCACGCTCGACAATGCTCGCAGCAGTGCTGGGACGCTACAGATCATGTTGTACATCGCCGGATTGGGCATGCCCTGTGTTCTCAGCTACACGTTGATTATCTACTGGATCTTCCGAGGCAAGGTGAAGCTGGACCCGCATAGCTATTGA
- a CDS encoding BamA/OMP85 family outer membrane protein, which produces MFAWILTAFALASPASAQMGGGGMGGGGGAQAPSAIEKPRFRDHIHTHAGMAFRRESGDSIVGSVRIIGNKSVSSADIFTELQTRKGRFYDSETVLTDVRRLNDMGSFDQVTFEVKPLTSRGPQESLGAPDSVAANTPNVEVTFYVHERPMVSKVIFHGNRALNDREIAGRVGVTVGDPLSEFSVESGRRRLVDYYQEEGFNQAAVSATIAGQDFGSGQTPAMDASLVPPGTVIFRINEGPKERIADIQVEGSTIVTEARLKKIISSRGPMAGFMSYLGNTADLKKIDQDVDSLSAYYHSLGFLTATVGRRIEYDESGKWVTVVFVVKEGPRFRIGDMQIVGNEFITEESLRARLELKEGDMFDGTIMRRDVGELVYGYGELGFIYAEVKPKTIMRDENGVADIVYEITEGDRWKVGRIMVNIDGEPHLMRETTMLNLVDMREGDWIDRKTLELSRRRIERSQLLETNPAIAATPDIKVIPRKDMLR; this is translated from the coding sequence ATGTTCGCATGGATTCTCACTGCATTCGCACTCGCGTCGCCTGCATCTGCCCAAATGGGCGGCGGTGGCATGGGAGGCGGTGGTGGTGCCCAGGCTCCATCGGCTATTGAAAAGCCACGATTCCGAGACCACATCCACACACACGCAGGGATGGCGTTTCGTCGCGAGAGCGGCGACTCAATCGTCGGATCGGTTCGAATCATCGGGAACAAATCGGTTTCTTCCGCCGATATTTTCACCGAATTGCAAACCCGCAAAGGTCGCTTCTACGACTCCGAAACGGTTTTGACAGACGTTCGTCGACTCAATGACATGGGCTCGTTCGATCAAGTCACCTTTGAAGTAAAACCCTTGACGTCCCGAGGCCCTCAAGAAAGCCTGGGGGCACCCGATTCGGTCGCCGCGAACACGCCCAACGTGGAAGTCACGTTTTATGTTCACGAACGCCCGATGGTCAGCAAAGTCATCTTCCACGGCAACCGTGCATTAAACGACCGCGAAATCGCGGGCCGCGTTGGTGTGACAGTGGGAGACCCGCTTAGCGAATTCTCCGTTGAGTCCGGTCGCCGCCGATTGGTTGACTACTACCAAGAAGAAGGCTTCAATCAAGCCGCTGTCTCCGCCACGATCGCGGGTCAAGATTTTGGCTCCGGCCAAACGCCCGCGATGGATGCATCCCTGGTGCCACCGGGAACCGTGATTTTCCGAATCAACGAAGGTCCCAAAGAACGAATCGCTGACATTCAAGTCGAAGGCAGCACGATCGTCACCGAAGCACGTCTAAAAAAGATCATCAGCTCACGCGGCCCCATGGCTGGGTTCATGAGCTACCTAGGCAACACCGCGGACCTGAAGAAAATCGACCAAGATGTCGACAGCCTGTCCGCATACTACCACTCACTCGGTTTTTTAACCGCCACCGTGGGACGTCGCATTGAGTACGACGAATCCGGAAAATGGGTGACCGTTGTCTTCGTCGTCAAAGAAGGTCCTCGATTCCGCATCGGCGACATGCAAATTGTCGGAAACGAATTCATCACCGAAGAATCACTGCGTGCTCGCCTTGAACTAAAAGAAGGCGACATGTTCGACGGCACGATCATGCGTCGCGATGTGGGCGAACTGGTCTACGGCTACGGCGAACTTGGATTCATCTACGCGGAAGTCAAACCGAAGACAATCATGCGTGACGAAAACGGCGTCGCTGACATCGTGTACGAAATCACCGAAGGCGATCGTTGGAAGGTTGGCCGAATCATGGTCAACATTGACGGCGAGCCGCACTTAATGCGAGAAACCACCATGTTGAACTTAGTCGACATGCGTGAAGGCGATTGGATTGACCGCAAAACACTTGAACTGAGCCGCCGCCGAATTGAGCGTAGCCAACTACTGGAAACCAATCCAGCGATTGCTGCGACACCGGACATCAAGGTGATACCGCGGAAGGATATGCTGCGATGA
- the katG gene encoding catalase/peroxidase HPI yields MADNHHAGESIAQCPVMGGAAGAAPMHKYSNQDWWPNQLNLQVLHQNSIKGNPLGGDFDYAEEFSKLDMAAIKQDINELMTTSQDWWPADYGHYGPLFIRMAWHSAGTYRESDGRGGASYGLQRFAPLNSWPDNANLDKARRLLWPIKQKYGNQISWADLLVLTGNCALESMGFETIGFAGGRVDVWEPQNDIYWGPESEWLGDKRYSGDRDLETPLAAVQMGLIYVNPEGPNGKPDPLAAAKDIRDTFGRMAMNDEETVALIAGGHSFGKAHGAASPEGNVGREPEAAGIEEQGLGWKNSYGTGNAGDTITAGLEGAWTTTPAEWSHDYFEHLFSYEWELTKSPAGAWQWTPKEESAQGSVPDAHDPNKSHAPMMFTTDLALRVDPIYGPISKRFHDDPDAFEEAFAHAWYKLTHRDMGPVSRCLGADVAEPQIWQDPVPGVDHPLIDQADIAELKTSILASGLSTSQLVSTAWASASTYRNSDRRGGANGARIRLAPQKDWAANNPAELANVITTLEKVQTQFNQAQTDGTQVSLADLIVLGGSAGIEAAAKNAGITIQVPFSPGRTDATQEMTDVDSFGVLEPNTDGFRNYFAHDSSGRAEEALVDRAQLLTLTAPEMTVLIGGMRVLDTNSDSLGLGVFTEQPGALTNDFFVNLLDMNTEWKKSPMCDHFFEGRDRKTGEAKWKASSVDLVFGSNSQLRAIAEIYASSDSKQRFVTDFVSAWTKVMNLDRFDLEAQKRTSSSQVTMTER; encoded by the coding sequence ATGGCTGACAATCATCATGCCGGCGAATCGATCGCCCAGTGTCCCGTTATGGGGGGTGCCGCTGGGGCAGCCCCGATGCACAAGTATTCCAACCAAGACTGGTGGCCGAACCAGCTGAACTTGCAAGTTCTGCACCAGAATTCGATCAAAGGAAATCCGCTGGGCGGCGACTTTGATTACGCCGAGGAATTCAGCAAGCTGGACATGGCAGCCATCAAGCAAGACATCAATGAATTGATGACGACGTCACAAGATTGGTGGCCGGCCGACTATGGCCACTACGGCCCGCTGTTCATTCGCATGGCGTGGCACAGCGCCGGCACGTACCGGGAATCGGATGGTCGAGGAGGCGCTAGCTATGGATTGCAACGTTTCGCACCGCTGAATAGCTGGCCGGACAACGCGAACTTGGACAAGGCTCGTCGATTGTTGTGGCCGATCAAGCAAAAGTATGGCAACCAGATCTCGTGGGCCGACTTGTTGGTTTTGACGGGCAATTGTGCCTTGGAATCAATGGGCTTTGAAACCATCGGTTTCGCCGGCGGGCGCGTCGATGTCTGGGAACCTCAAAACGATATTTACTGGGGTCCGGAAAGCGAATGGCTCGGCGATAAGCGTTACAGTGGCGATCGCGATCTGGAAACCCCACTCGCCGCAGTGCAGATGGGTTTGATCTACGTCAATCCCGAAGGCCCCAATGGCAAACCCGATCCACTTGCCGCGGCCAAAGACATCCGCGACACGTTCGGACGGATGGCGATGAACGATGAGGAAACCGTTGCCTTGATCGCCGGCGGTCACTCGTTCGGCAAGGCTCACGGTGCAGCCAGCCCCGAAGGCAACGTCGGCCGCGAACCGGAAGCGGCCGGTATCGAAGAACAAGGTCTCGGCTGGAAGAACAGCTATGGAACCGGTAATGCAGGCGACACCATCACAGCTGGACTGGAAGGTGCTTGGACTACCACACCCGCAGAATGGTCACACGATTACTTCGAGCACTTGTTTAGTTACGAATGGGAACTGACCAAGAGCCCAGCGGGTGCTTGGCAGTGGACACCGAAAGAGGAATCCGCACAGGGCTCGGTTCCTGACGCTCATGATCCAAACAAATCGCATGCACCGATGATGTTCACGACTGACTTGGCACTGCGAGTGGATCCCATTTACGGGCCGATCTCGAAACGCTTCCATGATGATCCCGATGCGTTCGAAGAGGCATTCGCTCACGCGTGGTACAAGTTGACGCACCGCGACATGGGGCCGGTTTCCAGATGTTTGGGGGCGGACGTCGCCGAACCACAAATTTGGCAGGACCCCGTGCCGGGTGTTGATCACCCATTGATTGACCAAGCTGACATCGCTGAACTGAAGACATCGATCTTGGCTTCAGGCCTGTCCACTTCTCAATTGGTTTCAACCGCGTGGGCATCGGCATCCACCTATCGAAACAGCGACCGACGCGGGGGTGCCAACGGAGCGAGAATTCGCTTGGCTCCACAAAAAGACTGGGCAGCCAACAATCCTGCGGAATTGGCTAACGTGATTACCACGCTTGAAAAGGTTCAAACTCAGTTCAATCAAGCACAAACCGATGGCACCCAAGTATCGCTTGCTGACTTGATTGTCTTGGGTGGCTCCGCCGGCATCGAAGCGGCTGCCAAGAACGCGGGCATCACTATCCAGGTTCCATTCAGCCCTGGTCGTACCGATGCGACGCAAGAAATGACGGATGTCGACTCGTTTGGCGTGCTCGAACCCAACACCGACGGGTTCCGAAACTACTTTGCACACGATTCGTCCGGCCGTGCCGAAGAAGCATTGGTTGACCGAGCTCAATTGTTGACGCTGACGGCGCCGGAAATGACTGTTTTGATTGGGGGCATGCGAGTGCTGGACACCAACTCAGACTCACTCGGCTTGGGCGTCTTCACAGAACAGCCCGGGGCGTTGACGAATGACTTCTTCGTCAATTTGCTGGACATGAACACGGAGTGGAAGAAGTCGCCGATGTGCGATCACTTCTTTGAAGGTCGAGATCGCAAGACCGGCGAAGCGAAATGGAAAGCGAGCTCCGTTGACCTGGTGTTTGGCTCCAACTCACAACTGCGAGCGATTGCAGAGATCTACGCCAGTTCGGATTCCAAGCAACGTTTCGTGACCGACTTTGTCTCGGCTTGGACCAAGGTGATGAACCTGGACCGGTTTGATTTGGAAGCCCAGAAACGCACCAGTTCCAGCCAAGTGACCATGACTGAACGGTAG
- a CDS encoding BamA/OMP85 family outer membrane protein, whose translation MMHSTRWLPSPASVLTWAVAACLATSLPTANAQYGAPSAYSVAPPSTAPQTTYAPQSTPPSLSGSTYNNTPSNYGAPTTYGAPANSGTTYGAPPAYGTPSAATPTFDAPITATPNNGLDTTTYGNVAPYPPMSSGPAVREADLVIQGYPARTGRIMFGGAVNSDAGVTGQVTIDERNFDITRWPRSFQDLFSGTAFRGAGQTLRIEAVPGSEFQRYTAQFADPNLFGYLPISMSLSGFLYDRQFDDWDEERMGGRISFGYRITPDLSISAGLNGQNVKITDPSSATVAKLNEVVANGDNALYSGMFSLIHDTRNSPLQPSEGHYIKASYEQAFGDFEYGRYEGEYRKYWLTRQRADGSGKQTLSFGTKLGISGDDTPIFENFFAGGYATIRGYDFRGASPKESGVEVGGRFQWLNSLEYMFPLTADDAFRGVAFVDFGTVEEDIEINSENFRVAPGFGFRVAIPMLGPAPLAFDFAFPVHSAPFDEEQMFSFYMSAAR comes from the coding sequence ATGATGCACTCAACTCGCTGGTTACCTTCGCCGGCAAGCGTGTTGACCTGGGCAGTAGCTGCCTGCTTAGCAACATCGCTGCCAACCGCCAACGCTCAATACGGCGCCCCTTCGGCGTACTCGGTTGCTCCACCCTCCACCGCACCACAAACCACTTACGCGCCCCAGTCGACACCACCCAGCTTGAGCGGGTCGACCTACAACAACACGCCATCCAACTACGGGGCACCAACCACCTACGGAGCCCCAGCAAACTCGGGGACCACTTACGGCGCGCCCCCAGCTTACGGCACCCCATCGGCAGCCACCCCCACGTTCGACGCTCCCATCACCGCAACGCCCAACAATGGTCTGGACACGACCACCTACGGAAACGTGGCTCCTTATCCACCGATGTCCAGCGGACCTGCCGTGCGTGAAGCGGATTTGGTAATCCAAGGTTATCCCGCTCGTACGGGCCGGATCATGTTTGGTGGTGCGGTGAACAGTGACGCCGGCGTGACCGGACAAGTCACGATTGACGAACGCAACTTTGACATCACTCGATGGCCCCGATCGTTCCAGGACCTGTTCAGCGGAACCGCGTTTCGCGGAGCCGGACAAACCTTGCGTATTGAAGCGGTTCCCGGCAGCGAATTCCAACGCTACACCGCTCAGTTTGCTGACCCCAACTTGTTCGGATATCTTCCAATCAGCATGTCGTTGTCAGGATTCCTGTACGACCGACAGTTTGATGATTGGGATGAAGAACGAATGGGCGGCCGGATCAGCTTCGGCTACCGAATCACGCCCGACCTTTCGATCAGCGCCGGACTGAACGGCCAAAACGTCAAGATCACCGACCCCAGTTCCGCCACCGTTGCGAAGCTGAACGAGGTCGTCGCCAACGGCGACAACGCGCTTTACAGTGGCATGTTCTCGCTGATTCACGACACTCGAAACAGCCCGCTACAACCTAGCGAAGGACACTACATCAAGGCCAGCTACGAACAAGCGTTTGGTGACTTTGAGTACGGTCGATACGAAGGTGAATACCGCAAGTACTGGCTGACCCGTCAACGGGCCGACGGTAGTGGTAAGCAAACCTTGTCGTTCGGCACCAAGCTTGGCATCAGCGGCGATGACACTCCCATTTTCGAAAACTTCTTTGCTGGTGGTTACGCCACGATTCGCGGTTACGACTTCCGCGGTGCCAGCCCCAAAGAAAGCGGTGTCGAAGTCGGTGGTCGCTTCCAATGGCTTAACTCACTGGAATACATGTTCCCGCTGACCGCTGACGACGCTTTCCGAGGCGTGGCGTTCGTGGACTTTGGAACGGTCGAAGAAGACATCGAGATCAACAGCGAGAACTTCCGTGTTGCTCCCGGTTTTGGCTTCCGTGTTGCAATCCCGATGTTGGGTCCCGCTCCACTGGCATTCGACTTTGCCTTCCCAGTCCACTCGGCACCGTTCGACGAAGAGCAGATGTTTAGCTTCTACATGAGTGCCGCCCGGTAA